From a region of the Impatiens glandulifera chromosome 4, dImpGla2.1, whole genome shotgun sequence genome:
- the LOC124933804 gene encoding aspartic proteinase A1-like, whose translation MRTKFRAAVITLFLSSILLHLVFSESNDGIVRIGLKKFKLDENNRIAAPRLTPQILDSQTDGVSVRLKNYENMQYYGEMSIGTPPQKFKVLFDTGSSNMWITSSKCYFSIACYFNSKYYASRSKTYKVNGTSAEKQYSSGLLIGHFSKDDVLVGGLTIKNQDFIEATKLPGFVFVFVKYDGIIGLGFQEISVGGVAPVWYNMMNQGLIQNPVFSFWLNKNFKEEEGGELVFGGIDPKHHKGDHTYVPVTHKGYWQVGKLLIYIFLICMVVSLITLCPAAVITMINHEIGVKGVVNHKCKATLEVYGQNILNMLIAKVKSEKICSLIELCPVDGSKPIEKSNNSRTPYGIDVSPCNTCEMIVVWMESQLKRNQTKNVILNYVNKLCDSLPRPINQLPSVNCLLISSLPNISFLIGGRNFTLTSKEYILEYRIDGDNCISGFNSIDVPPPDGPIWILGSMFMSRYHTVFDYEKLKVGFADAA comes from the exons ATGAGAACAAAGTTTAGAGCAGCAGTTATCACTCTTTTTCTTTCATCCATCCTTCTTCATCTGGTGTTTTCTGAATCCAACGATGGAATCGTTAGAATTGGACTAAAAAAGTTTAAGTTAGATGAAAACAACAGGATCGCTGCTCCTCGACTTACCCCGCAAATACTGGATTCTCAAACTGATGGCGTCAGTGTAAGGCTAAAGAATTACGAGAACATGCAGTACTATGGTGAGATGTCAATCGGTACACCGCCACAGAAATTCAAGGTGCTTTTTGATACAGGAAGCTCTAATATGTGGATAACTTCCTCAAAGTGCTACTTTTCC ATTGCGTGTTATTTTAATTCCAAATATTATGCCAGTCGATCAAAAACATATAAAGTGAACG GAACATCTGCTGAAAAACAATATAGTTCAGGTTTATTAATTGGACACTTTAGCAAAGACGATGTTTTAGTTGGTGGTTTAACAATCAAGAATCAG GACTTCATTGAAGCAACAAAACTGCCCGgttttgtgtttgtgtttgtcAAGTATGATGGCATTATTGGCCTTGGATTTCAGGAGATATCAGTTGGAGGTGTTGCTCCAGTATG GTACAACATGATGAACCAGGGTCTGATTCAGAATCCAGTGTTCTCATTTTGGcttaataaaaactttaaagaAGAGGAAGGAGGTGAACTTGTGTTTGGTGGGATTGATCCAAAGCATCACAAGGGGGACCATACTTATGTCCCTGTGACCCACAAGGGTTATTGGCAGGTTGGGAAATTacttatatacatatttttaatttgtatggTTGTTTCTCTTATAACCTTAT GTCCAGCG GCTGTGATTACCATGATAAACCATGAAATTGGAGTCAAAGGAGTGGTTAACCATAAATGCAAGGCAACCCTTGAAGTGTATGGACAAAACATTCTAAACATGCTCATAGCAAAg GTGAAATCAGAAAAAATTTGTTCCTTAATTGAATTATGTCCAGTTGATGGATCTAAGCCTATCGAAAAAAGTAATAATAGCAGAACACCGTATGGTATTGATGTCTCTCCGTGCAATACTTGTGAAATGATAGTTGTGTGGATGGAGAGTCAGCTTAAGAggaatcaaacaaaaaatgttattttaaattatgtcaataag CTATGTGATTCGCTGCCAAGACCAATAAATCAACTACCATCTGTGAATTGTTTGCTAATTTCCTCACTGCCTAATATTTCGTTTTTAATTGGTGGTAGAAATTTTACTCTCACGTCTAAGGAG TATATATTGGAGTATCGAATAGATGGGGATAATTGCATAAGTGGCTTTAATTCCATAGATGTACCTCCACCTGATGGACCTATATG GATTTTGGGAAGCATGTTCATGAGTCGTTACCACACAGTATTTGATTATGAAAAATTGAAAGTTGGATTTGCGGATGcagcataa
- the LOC124933806 gene encoding aspartic proteinase A1-like, producing the protein MGTMFRAAVITLLLSSILLQLVFSESNNGFVRIGLKKFKLDKNNMIPARLNPQLLDSQNAGGIVKLKNFINVQYYGEISIGTPPQKFTVLFDTGSSNMWLPSSKSYFSCACYYHSKYYARRSRTYKKNGTSAKIHYGSNSISGKFSKDNVLVGGLTIKIQDFIEATTLSGFVFQFTKFDGVLGLGFQEISHGGVAPVWYNMMNQGLIQNQVFSFWLNRNTKDEKGGELVFGRIDSRHYQGNHTYVPLTHKSYCLIWVRQGSTNG; encoded by the exons ATGGGAACAATGTTTAGAGCAGCCGTCATCACTCTTTTACTTTCATCCATCCTTCTTCAGCTGGTGTTTTCTGAATCCAACAATGGATTCGTTAGAATTGGACTGAAAAagtttaaattagataaaaacaaCATGATCCCTGCTCGACTTAACCCGCAACTACTGGATTCTCAAAATGCTGGCGGCATTGTAAAGTTAAAGAATTTCATTAACGTGCAGTACTACGGTGAGATTTCAATCGGTACACCACCACAGAAATTCACTGTGCTTTTTGATACAGGAAGCTCTAATATGTGGCTACCTTCCTCAAAGAGCTATTTCTCA TGTGCGTGTTATTATCATTCCAAATACTATGCCCGTCGTTCAAGAACTTATAAAAAGAACG GAACATCTGCTAAGATACACTATGGTTCAAATTCAATATCTGGCAAGTTTAGCAAAGACAATGTTTTAGTTGGTGGTTTAACAATTAAGA TACAGGACTTCATTGAAGCAACAACACTGTCCGGTTTTGTGTTTCAGTTTACCAAGTTTGATGGCGTTCTTGGCCTTGGATTTCAGGAGATCTCACATGGAGGTGTTGCTCCAGTATG GTACAACATGATGAACCAGGGTCTGATTCAAAATCAAGTGTTCTCATTTTGGCTTAATAGAAATACAAAAGATGAGAAAGGAGGTGAACTTGTGTTTGGTAGGATTGATTCAAGGCATTATCAAGGGAACCATACTTATGTACCTCTTACCCACAAGAGTTATTG TTTGATATGGGTTCGTCAAGGGTCAACCAATGGTTAA
- the LOC124933807 gene encoding aspartic proteinase A1-like, with the protein MGTKFRASVITLFLSSLLLDQLVFSESNDGLVRVGLKKFKLDENNRIAAPRLTPQLPDSQKDGVTVRLKNYDNMQYYGEISIGTPPQNFTVHFDTGSSKMWIPSSSVGVSLPVVQKHLKGTNTIPVVQERTSAEIHYDSGSISGNVSQDNVIVGGLTIKNQGFIEATIPPDSAFQSSKFDGVLGLGFKELNDLGVVPVWYNMMNQGLIRNQVFSFRLDRNKKEEEGGELVFGGIDPKHHKGDHTYVPVTGKGHWQFATSNVLINGQSIGVCRFDCSTVVDSGTSLLSGPMTAITMINHELGVNETGLVSHECKSIVEEYGQTILKMLPGEANKICSLIGLCPVNGTKSIEESDDRRTIDVYSMVILALLESVAFVLALLESVAFNLGRWQFDPSINLK; encoded by the exons ATGGGAACAAAGTTTAGAGCATCAGTTATCACTCTTTTTCTTTCATCCCTCCTTCTTGATCAGCTGGTGTTTTCTGAATCCAACGATGGATTAGTGAGAGTTGGACTGAAAAAGTTTAAGTTAGATGAAAACAACAGGATCGCTGCTCCTCGACTTACCCCGCAACTACCGGATTCTCAAAAGGATGGCGTCACTGTAAGGCTAAAGAATTACGATAACATGCAGTACTACGGTGAGATTTCAATCGGTACACCACCACAGAACTTCACTGTGCATTTTGATACAGGAAGCTCTAAAATGTGGATACCTTCATCAAG CGTTGGTGTTTCTTTGCCCGTCGTTCAAAAACATCTAAAAGGAACAAATACAATTCCTGTCGTTCAAGAAC GAACATCTGCTGAGATACACTATGATTCAGGTTCAATATCTGGCAATGTTAGCCAAGACAATGTTATAGTTGGTGGTTTAACAATCAAGAATCAG GGCTTTATTGAAGCAACAATACCGCCTGATTCTGCGTTTCAGTCTAGTAAGTTTGATGGCGTTCTTGGCCTTGGATTTAAGGAGCTAAATGATTTAGGTGTTGTTCCAGTATG GTACAACATGATGAATCAGGGTCTGATTCGGAATCAAGTATTCTCATTTCGGCTTGATAGAAACAAAAAAGAAGAGGAAGGAGGTGAACTTGTGTTTGGTGGGATTGATCCAAAGCATCACAAGGGGGACCATACTTATGTCCCTGTGACCGGAAAGGGTCATTGGCAG TTTGCTACGAGTAATGTTTTAATCAATGGTCAATCAATAG GTGTGTGCAGATTTGATTGTTCTACCGTTGTGGATTCTGGAACTTCTTTGTTGTCAGGTCCAATG ACTGCAATTACCATGATAAACCATGAACTTGGAGTCAACGAAACAGGATTAGTAAGTCATGAATGTAAGTCAATTGTTGAAGAGTATGGACAAACCATTCTGAAAATGCTCCCAGGAGAG GCTAACAAAATTTGTTCCCTAATTGGATTATGCCCAGTTAATGGAACTAAGAGTATCGAGGAAAGTGATGATAGAAGAACAATAGATGTTTACTCTATGG TTATTCTTGCTCTTCTTGAATCAGTTGCATTTGTTCTTGCTCTTCTTGAATCAGTTGCATTTAATTTGGGAAGGTGGCAGTTTGATccgtccataaacttgaaatag